A region from the Arachis ipaensis cultivar K30076 chromosome B01, Araip1.1, whole genome shotgun sequence genome encodes:
- the LOC107615042 gene encoding pathogenesis-related protein 2-like codes for MAVFTFEDEITSTLPPAKLYNAMKDADSLTPKIIDDVKSVEIVEGNGGPGTIKKLTIVEDGETKFILHKVEAIDEANYAYNYSVVGGVALPPTAEKITFETKLVEGPNGGSIGKLSVKFHSKGDAKPEEEDMKKGKAKGEALFKAIEGYVLARTLILY; via the exons ATGGCCGTCTTCACATTCGAGGATGAAATCACCTCCACCCTGCCCCCTGCCAAGCTTTACAATGCTATGAAGGATGCTGACTCCCTCACCCCTAAGATTATTGATGACGTCAAGAGTGTTGAAATCGTCGAGGGAAACGGTGGTCCTGGAACCATCAAGAAACTCACCATTGTTGAGG ATGGAGAAACCAAGTTTATCTTGCACAAAGTGGAGGCAATAGATGAGGCTAATTATGCATACAACTACAGCGTGGTTGGAGGAGTGGCGCTGCCTCCCACGGCGGAGAAGATAACATTTGAGACAAAGCTGGTTGAAGGACCCAACGGAGGATCCATTGGGAAGCTGAGTGTGAAGTTCCACTCGAAAGGAGATGCTAAGCCAGAGGAGGAAGACATGAAGAAGGGTAAGGCCAAGGGTGAAGCTCTCTTCAAGGCTATTGAGGGTTACGTCTTGGCCCGTACTCTCATTCTCTATTAA